From Aerosticca soli, a single genomic window includes:
- a CDS encoding ligand-binding sensor domain-containing diguanylate cyclase has product MSQTLPRVPRAGGWLVWVLAWLLGIAPAWAGDPWAPFDLPWFDRVGVTDGLPHAITTSVVQDSRGLIWIGTMGGLVRYDGFRTQVYTQRNDDRGLPDAYVRCLLALPDGALLIGTGAGGLVRFQPGDETFHRYPTGAGGVADRKIYALTSDGAGGVLIASERGLDRLDLARDRIEHIDTGKAAAPRDFSALRDRAGNLWLGNDRGLFVRWAGQSGFVRVEAQGAIAQVLADQVWALREDREGRLWVGTLELGVVYRDRDGSWHALPGFSGSQSDGARRATVRDILETSSGALWFATDGNGVITYVPGEATVRELVHDAAMPSSLPGDAVRGLFEDRSGNVWAATDLGVAHANLLARRVFTLQPSMQSEHALANVSVRGIFVDSHGRIWLGLGAGHIDVIDLATASIRHLELGGRQRRRDVQAFAEAADGSIWVGTQGLARVDPQTFAVQGAILPQLDRVPVLHLLADGDALLIGTYDGLYRYEPASGALAHIEHVANDPGSLASSTVRQITRVNGAYWYLTSRGISIATAADQRSGFVNLLPDPADPDALPGNQLDSLAVDARGRIWVGTAAGLAWLNSARPPYRFHTLHMADGLGSDSINAVLPDAHGNVWASLPNGIARVDGATLHAQTLGVRDGLRVSSYIYAAAARAPSGELLFGGLGGLTVIRPDWQSPPRTEPVLAITRLTVNEQVQPIGSLPPPGGSLTLAPEERNLRVAFALLDYQAQGETVYSYRLDGFDQDWIAVPLGMRPYANYTNLPHGSYPLRLRAVTRGLEGRTYETVLHVSIQPRWYETPAAALFGLLLLLAGIVVLVQLRTVYLRRQARQLQERIDRHTLELRAANQRLDELASTDELTGVYNRRRFLALLEEVRQRTPAGHACLLLLDLDHFKRINDSRGHIAGDAVIRQVAQTLVSTCRKGDLVGRYGGEELVVCLPDCELAQGIALAERIRQALAELRVLHGGVSITVTASIGVAAHREGESLTQWLARADEALYEAKRDGRNRCAVAA; this is encoded by the coding sequence ATGAGCCAAACGTTGCCGCGCGTGCCTCGCGCAGGTGGCTGGCTGGTGTGGGTGCTGGCCTGGCTGCTGGGCATCGCCCCGGCCTGGGCGGGCGATCCCTGGGCGCCGTTCGACCTGCCATGGTTCGATCGCGTGGGGGTGACCGACGGCCTGCCGCACGCGATCACCACCTCGGTGGTGCAGGACAGCCGCGGGCTGATCTGGATCGGCACCATGGGCGGGCTGGTGCGCTACGACGGTTTTCGCACCCAGGTCTATACCCAGCGCAATGATGACCGCGGACTGCCGGACGCCTACGTGCGCTGCCTGCTCGCGTTGCCGGACGGTGCCCTGCTGATCGGCACCGGCGCCGGCGGCCTGGTCCGGTTTCAGCCGGGCGACGAGACCTTTCACCGTTACCCGACCGGCGCGGGCGGCGTGGCGGACCGCAAGATCTACGCGCTGACCAGCGACGGCGCGGGCGGCGTACTGATTGCCTCCGAACGTGGGCTGGATCGCCTGGATCTGGCCCGCGACCGCATCGAACACATCGACACCGGCAAGGCCGCCGCGCCACGCGATTTCAGCGCCCTGCGCGACCGCGCCGGCAATCTCTGGCTCGGCAACGACCGCGGGCTGTTCGTGCGCTGGGCGGGACAGTCCGGCTTCGTCCGCGTCGAGGCACAAGGGGCAATCGCGCAGGTGCTTGCCGACCAGGTCTGGGCGCTGCGCGAGGATCGCGAGGGACGGCTGTGGGTCGGCACCTTGGAACTGGGCGTCGTCTACCGCGATCGCGACGGCAGCTGGCATGCCTTGCCCGGCTTCAGCGGCAGCCAGAGCGACGGCGCGCGCCGCGCCACCGTGCGCGACATCCTGGAAACCTCGAGCGGGGCGTTGTGGTTCGCCACCGATGGCAACGGCGTCATCACCTACGTCCCGGGCGAGGCCACGGTGCGCGAGCTGGTGCACGATGCGGCCATGCCCTCGTCGCTGCCGGGCGATGCGGTGCGCGGCCTGTTCGAGGACCGTTCGGGCAATGTCTGGGCGGCGACCGACCTCGGCGTCGCGCATGCCAACCTGTTGGCGCGCCGGGTTTTCACCCTGCAGCCTTCCATGCAGTCCGAGCACGCCCTGGCCAACGTCAGCGTGCGTGGCATTTTCGTCGACAGCCATGGGCGCATCTGGCTGGGTCTGGGCGCCGGGCACATCGACGTCATCGATCTCGCTACTGCATCCATCCGCCACCTGGAGCTCGGCGGCCGTCAACGCCGACGCGACGTGCAGGCCTTCGCCGAGGCCGCCGACGGCAGCATCTGGGTCGGCACCCAGGGGCTGGCCCGGGTCGACCCGCAGACCTTTGCCGTGCAGGGCGCCATCCTGCCCCAGCTCGACCGCGTGCCGGTGCTGCACCTCTTGGCCGATGGCGATGCCTTGCTGATCGGCACCTATGACGGTCTGTACCGTTACGAGCCGGCCAGCGGCGCCCTCGCGCACATCGAGCACGTGGCGAACGATCCGGGCAGCCTGGCCAGCAGCACCGTGCGCCAGATTACGCGCGTCAACGGCGCCTACTGGTATCTCACCAGCCGCGGCATCAGCATCGCGACCGCTGCCGATCAACGCAGCGGTTTCGTGAACCTGTTGCCCGATCCTGCCGATCCGGACGCCCTGCCGGGCAACCAGCTCGATTCGCTGGCGGTCGATGCACGCGGACGGATCTGGGTGGGTACGGCAGCCGGCCTCGCCTGGCTGAACAGCGCACGGCCGCCCTATCGCTTCCACACCCTGCACATGGCCGACGGTCTTGGCAGTGACAGCATCAACGCCGTGTTGCCCGATGCGCACGGCAACGTGTGGGCGAGCCTGCCCAACGGCATTGCCAGGGTCGATGGCGCCACGCTCCATGCGCAGACGCTCGGTGTCCGCGATGGTCTGCGCGTGTCGAGCTACATCTACGCCGCAGCGGCGCGCGCGCCAAGCGGCGAGCTGCTGTTCGGCGGCCTGGGCGGACTCACCGTGATCCGCCCGGACTGGCAGTCGCCGCCGCGTACGGAGCCGGTGCTTGCCATCACCCGGTTGACGGTCAACGAACAGGTGCAGCCGATCGGCAGCCTGCCGCCCCCCGGCGGCAGCCTCACCTTGGCGCCGGAGGAGCGCAACCTGCGTGTCGCCTTCGCCTTACTGGACTACCAGGCACAGGGCGAGACCGTCTACAGCTACCGCCTGGATGGCTTCGATCAGGACTGGATTGCTGTCCCGCTCGGGATGCGGCCCTACGCGAACTACACCAACCTGCCGCACGGCAGCTATCCGCTGCGTCTGCGCGCCGTGACCCGCGGGCTGGAAGGGCGCACCTACGAGACCGTCCTGCACGTCAGCATCCAGCCGCGCTGGTACGAGACACCCGCCGCCGCGCTGTTCGGTCTGTTGTTGCTGCTGGCCGGCATCGTCGTGCTGGTGCAATTGCGCACCGTCTACCTGCGCCGGCAGGCCCGGCAATTGCAGGAACGGATCGACCGCCACACGCTGGAACTGCGCGCGGCCAACCAGCGGCTGGACGAGCTGGCCAGCACCGACGAGCTGACCGGTGTCTACAACCGCCGCCGGTTTCTGGCGCTGCTCGAGGAGGTGCGGCAAAGAACGCCCGCTGGCCATGCCTGTCTGCTGCTGCTGGACCTGGATCACTTCAAGCGGATCAACGACAGCCGTGGGCATATCGCCGGCGATGCGGTGATCCGGCAGGTCGCGCAGACCCTGGTCAGCACGTGTCGCAAGGGCGACCTGGTCGGCCGCTACGGCGGCGAGGAGCTGGTCGTCTGCCTGCCCGATTGCGAGCTTGCCCAGGGCATCGCACTGGCCGAGCGCATCCGGCAGGCGCTCGCGGAGCTGCGTGTCCTCCATGGCGGCGTCTCCATCACGGTGACCGCCAGCATCGGCGTGGCCGCCCATCGCGAAGGCGAAAGCCTGACCCAATGGCTGGCGCGCGCGGACGAGGCGCTGTACGAAGCCAAGCGCGACGGCCGCAACCGCTGCGCCGTGGCGGCCTGA
- a CDS encoding replication-associated recombination protein A encodes MPPAPPPGLFPAADTLRPLAERMRPRTLDEIVGQQRLLGPGKALRRALEAGHVHSMVLWGPPGCGKTTLALLIARYADADFRAVSAVLSGLPEVRKALAEAEANFAQGRRTVLFVDEVHRFNKAQQDAFLPHIEKGVIVFIGATTENPSFELNSALLSRCRVHVMDAVSADDILIALHRALTDEERGLGALHLAVDEDALRLIAQAADGDVRRALTMLEIAAELAADGRIDEATLAQVLADRTRRFDKGGEQFYDQISALHKSVRSSDPDAALYWLVRMLDGGCDPLYLARRMTRMAVEDVGLAEPRAWRMALDAWDTYERLGSPEGELGLAQLVLWLALAPKSNAAYVAYNKARATVRETGTLDVPMHLRNAPTRLMKGLGYGKGYQYDHDVEGGVALDQQCLPDALDGTEFYAPVDRGLEQKLREKLDALRQARRQARGHARRRGN; translated from the coding sequence ATGCCGCCTGCCCCGCCCCCCGGATTGTTCCCCGCCGCCGATACGCTCCGCCCGCTGGCCGAGCGCATGCGGCCGCGCACGCTGGACGAGATCGTCGGCCAGCAGCGCCTGCTCGGTCCCGGCAAGGCGCTGCGGCGCGCGCTGGAGGCCGGGCATGTGCATTCGATGGTGCTGTGGGGGCCGCCCGGCTGCGGCAAGACCACGCTGGCGCTCTTGATCGCGCGCTACGCCGATGCCGATTTCCGCGCGGTCTCCGCGGTGCTCTCGGGTCTGCCCGAAGTGCGCAAGGCGCTGGCCGAGGCCGAGGCCAACTTCGCGCAGGGCCGGCGCACCGTGCTCTTCGTCGACGAGGTGCACCGCTTCAACAAGGCGCAGCAGGACGCCTTCCTGCCGCACATCGAGAAGGGCGTGATCGTCTTCATCGGCGCGACCACCGAGAACCCGTCGTTCGAGCTGAACTCGGCGCTGCTCTCGCGCTGCCGCGTGCACGTCATGGATGCGGTCTCGGCGGATGACATCCTGATCGCGCTGCACCGCGCGCTCACCGACGAGGAACGCGGGCTCGGCGCGCTGCATCTGGCCGTCGACGAGGACGCGCTGCGGCTGATCGCGCAGGCCGCCGACGGCGACGTGCGCCGCGCGCTGACCATGCTGGAGATCGCCGCCGAACTCGCCGCGGACGGCCGCATCGACGAGGCCACGCTGGCGCAGGTGCTGGCCGACCGCACGCGCCGCTTCGACAAGGGCGGCGAGCAGTTCTACGACCAGATCTCGGCGCTGCACAAGTCGGTGCGTTCGTCCGATCCCGATGCCGCGCTGTACTGGCTGGTGCGCATGCTCGACGGCGGCTGCGATCCGCTCTATCTCGCCCGGCGCATGACGCGCATGGCGGTGGAGGACGTCGGCCTCGCCGAACCGCGCGCGTGGCGCATGGCGCTGGACGCGTGGGATACCTACGAGCGCCTCGGTAGCCCGGAAGGCGAGCTCGGCCTCGCGCAGCTCGTCCTCTGGCTCGCACTCGCGCCCAAGAGCAACGCCGCCTACGTGGCCTACAACAAGGCCCGCGCCACCGTGCGCGAGACCGGCACACTGGATGTGCCGATGCATCTGCGCAACGCGCCGACCAGGCTCATGAAGGGCCTGGGCTACGGCAAGGGCTACCAGTACGACCATGACGTCGAGGGCGGCGTCGCGCTCGACCAGCAATGCCTGCCTGACGCCCTGGACGGCACCGAGTTCTATGCACCGGTCGACCGCGGCCTCGAACAGAAGCTGCGCGAGAAACTCGACGCCCTGCGCCAGGCCCGGCGTCAGGCTCGCGGCCACGCCCGCCGCCGCGGCAATTGA
- a CDS encoding 2-hydroxychromene-2-carboxylate isomerase, with translation MPVTWYFDFVSPFAYLQWPKVRALAAQQPVLLRPILFAGVLDRLGLRGPAEIPGKRAFVYRFVLWRARQTGLPLAFPPSHPFNPLAALRLCIAAGSTPEAVDAIFDWIWRQGRPADDARQLEPVATRLGIGDAAGAIADPAVKAQLKANFEAAMDEGVFGVPTLSLGEGRLFWGDDAHDFALACLRDPSVLDEPDMRRVAQLPIGARRTP, from the coding sequence ATGCCTGTCACCTGGTACTTCGATTTCGTCTCGCCCTTCGCCTATCTGCAATGGCCCAAGGTGCGCGCCCTCGCCGCGCAGCAACCGGTGCTGCTGCGTCCCATCCTGTTCGCCGGGGTGCTCGACCGGCTCGGGCTGCGCGGGCCGGCCGAGATTCCGGGCAAGCGCGCGTTCGTCTACCGCTTCGTGCTGTGGCGGGCGCGTCAGACCGGGCTGCCGCTGGCCTTTCCGCCCAGCCACCCCTTCAATCCGCTGGCCGCACTGCGGCTGTGCATCGCGGCCGGCAGCACGCCGGAAGCGGTGGACGCGATCTTCGACTGGATTTGGCGACAAGGCCGCCCCGCCGACGATGCGCGGCAACTCGAACCCGTCGCCACCAGGCTCGGCATCGGCGATGCCGCGGGCGCGATCGCCGACCCCGCGGTCAAGGCGCAGCTCAAGGCCAACTTCGAGGCGGCGATGGACGAGGGCGTGTTCGGCGTACCGACGCTTTCGCTCGGCGAAGGCCGCCTGTTCTGGGGCGACGATGCGCATGATTTCGCGCTCGCCTGCCTACGCGATCCCAGCGTGCTGGACGAGCCTGACATGCGTCGCGTGGCCCAGCTGCCCATAGGCGCCCGTCGCACCCCGTGA
- the serS gene encoding serine--tRNA ligase — protein sequence MLDPVLLRTRLAETAARLKETRGFELDVATIEALENERKRLATETQALQNLRNTRSKAIGQAKAKGEDVAPLLAEVAGIGDQLKANEHALAEVQAKLAAIALGIPNLPHPSVPLGKDEHDNREILRWGEPRRFDFTVRDHVDLGARHGWLDGEAGARLSGARFTVLRGQLAHLHRALAQFMLDLHTGEHGYLECNVPLLVNAEAMQGTGQLPKFEEDLFATQVGDSRRYLIPTAEVPLSNLVRESILEADELPLRLTAHTPCFRAEAGSYGRDVRGMIRQHQFEKVEMVQIARATDSYDQLEEMVGHAETVLRKLGLPYRKVLLCTGDMGFSAAKTYDLEVWLPSQNTYREISSCSNCEDFQARRMQARVRNPETGKPELVHTLNGSGLAVGRTLIAVMENYQNADGSITVPEVLRPYLRGLTAIA from the coding sequence ATGCTCGATCCCGTCCTGTTGCGCACGCGCCTGGCCGAAACGGCCGCGAGGCTCAAGGAAACCCGCGGTTTCGAGCTCGACGTGGCGACGATCGAGGCGCTGGAAAACGAACGCAAGCGGCTGGCCACCGAAACACAGGCATTGCAGAACCTGCGCAACACGCGCTCCAAGGCGATCGGTCAGGCCAAGGCCAAGGGCGAGGACGTCGCCCCGCTGCTGGCCGAGGTCGCCGGCATCGGCGACCAGCTCAAGGCCAACGAGCATGCGCTCGCCGAGGTGCAAGCCAAGCTGGCCGCGATCGCGCTCGGCATCCCCAACCTGCCGCATCCGTCGGTGCCGCTCGGCAAGGACGAGCACGACAATCGCGAGATCCTGCGCTGGGGCGAGCCGCGCCGGTTCGACTTCACGGTGCGTGACCACGTCGATCTCGGCGCCCGCCACGGCTGGCTCGACGGCGAGGCCGGCGCCAGACTCTCCGGCGCGCGTTTCACCGTGCTGCGCGGCCAGCTGGCGCATCTGCACCGCGCGCTCGCCCAGTTCATGCTCGACCTGCACACCGGCGAACACGGCTATCTGGAATGCAACGTGCCGCTGCTGGTCAACGCCGAGGCCATGCAGGGCACCGGCCAGCTGCCCAAGTTCGAGGAGGACCTGTTCGCCACCCAGGTTGGCGACAGTCGCCGCTACCTCATTCCCACCGCCGAAGTGCCGCTCAGCAACCTGGTGCGCGAAAGCATTCTCGAAGCCGACGAACTGCCCCTGCGGCTCACCGCGCACACGCCGTGCTTCCGCGCCGAGGCCGGCAGCTACGGCCGCGACGTGCGCGGCATGATCCGCCAGCACCAGTTCGAGAAGGTGGAGATGGTGCAGATCGCCCGCGCCACCGATTCCTACGACCAGCTGGAAGAAATGGTCGGCCACGCCGAGACCGTGCTGCGCAAACTCGGCCTGCCCTATCGCAAGGTGCTGTTGTGCACCGGCGACATGGGCTTCTCCGCGGCCAAGACCTACGATCTGGAAGTATGGCTGCCGAGCCAGAACACCTATCGCGAAATCAGCTCGTGCTCCAACTGCGAGGACTTCCAGGCGCGGCGCATGCAGGCGCGCGTGCGCAACCCGGAAACCGGCAAGCCCGAACTGGTGCACACCCTGAACGGCTCCGGCCTCGCCGTCGGCCGCACCCTCATCGCGGTGATGGAGAACTACCAGAACGCCGACGGCTCGATCACCGTGCCCGAGGTGCTGCGACCCTACCTGCGCGGCTTGACCGCGATCGCCTGA
- a CDS encoding AAA family ATPase → MINEQEKEIGTQGAKLKKPTRINIVVGRNGSGKSTFLRELSKLGDDTSKYHVSYLSPERAGEFVDDANVSHNIQHNPTYLKGQRDKNQAADFKKASKLRLKELADRWGLRLDNDPEIRKDSSRTFDSEFLVHINQMLSNVTLRRERNGGFAFFALNGDSVTPAELSSGESEVVSLASEVMHFFDLCEATKTNLLILDEPDVHLHPDLQAKFARFVIGQIGRLSHDAQKSSYVILATHSTPMICEFAISPMCSIGTKELYLNSVTQRPIAETFKNIAPFFGHPLSRFIGGDVPLIVEGEDDVRVWNQACRTSEGKIRVFPCLAHSKPELNALERSCDGLMRAIYDDPKALSIRDGDGDKSRKEIGSEGCVVRHVLHCYEMENILLTDDCLSEMRNTWDEFKAKAETWIKSNQSHPEVNLLKQVIGSSDRGRDTKLKKLRNIIVGISEINKDWEIVVGQTIGRLAKNKDWPLGEFSLYEFVGAKAIASITNTKSESDLRGTTRSTVEA, encoded by the coding sequence ATGATAAATGAACAGGAAAAGGAAATTGGGACGCAAGGCGCGAAATTAAAGAAGCCGACACGAATAAATATAGTTGTTGGCCGAAATGGATCAGGCAAAAGCACGTTCCTTCGTGAATTGTCTAAGCTCGGAGATGACACATCGAAATATCATGTGAGCTATTTAAGCCCCGAGCGCGCCGGAGAGTTTGTTGATGATGCAAATGTATCGCATAACATTCAGCACAATCCAACTTATCTAAAAGGTCAGCGCGATAAGAATCAGGCAGCCGATTTCAAAAAGGCCTCGAAATTACGTCTGAAGGAATTGGCTGATCGTTGGGGGTTGCGCCTTGATAACGATCCTGAAATTCGCAAGGATAGCAGCCGAACATTTGACAGTGAGTTTCTCGTTCATATCAATCAAATGCTCTCCAATGTAACGCTTCGACGTGAACGAAATGGTGGCTTTGCGTTTTTTGCACTGAACGGAGATTCAGTTACACCCGCAGAATTGAGTAGCGGCGAATCAGAGGTTGTTTCGTTAGCATCAGAAGTTATGCATTTCTTTGACCTCTGCGAAGCGACAAAAACTAACCTCCTGATTCTCGATGAACCTGATGTACATCTTCATCCTGACCTGCAAGCCAAGTTTGCAAGATTTGTCATCGGCCAGATCGGGCGTTTGAGTCATGATGCGCAAAAAAGTAGTTATGTGATTTTGGCAACTCACAGCACGCCAATGATTTGCGAGTTCGCCATTTCGCCGATGTGCAGCATTGGCACGAAAGAGCTATATCTTAATAGCGTCACTCAGCGCCCCATAGCTGAAACATTTAAAAATATTGCTCCATTTTTCGGCCATCCTCTATCGCGTTTCATCGGGGGCGACGTCCCGTTAATTGTTGAAGGCGAAGACGATGTGCGTGTGTGGAATCAAGCTTGTCGCACATCTGAAGGGAAAATTCGTGTCTTTCCTTGCTTGGCGCATTCAAAGCCGGAATTGAATGCACTAGAAAGGTCATGCGATGGCCTGATGAGGGCAATATACGATGACCCAAAAGCACTTTCGATACGCGATGGCGATGGCGATAAAAGCCGAAAAGAAATTGGCTCAGAAGGGTGCGTGGTCAGACATGTACTTCATTGTTATGAGATGGAGAACATTCTTTTGACAGATGATTGCTTGAGTGAAATGCGTAACACTTGGGATGAATTCAAGGCCAAGGCGGAGACCTGGATTAAATCCAATCAAAGCCATCCTGAGGTAAATCTCCTTAAGCAAGTCATAGGCTCCAGTGATAGAGGCAGGGACACGAAGCTCAAGAAGCTCAGAAATATCATTGTTGGTATATCTGAAATTAACAAAGATTGGGAGATTGTAGTTGGTCAAACTATTGGGCGTCTTGCAAAAAATAAAGATTGGCCTCTGGGAGAGTTTTCTCTTTATGAATTCGTTGGCGCCAAGGCAATAGCGTCAATTACTAATACAAAAAGTGAGAGCGACTTGCGGGGCACAACCAGGTCAACTGTAGAGGCGTAA
- a CDS encoding P27 family phage terminase small subunit — MPRAVAPEYAAPIKNAQNQGCLAKNPTMTTAKSPPKGLSTAAKAWWKRLASEYGIDDDAGLLLLQTGLEAFDRMRGAQEAIQRDGMTVLDRFGQRKAHPLLPAERDARAQMLAALRALNLDVEPLHDRPGRPAGR; from the coding sequence ATGCCGCGCGCTGTTGCGCCGGAATACGCCGCGCCCATCAAAAACGCACAAAACCAAGGTTGCCTCGCAAAAAATCCAACCATGACCACAGCGAAATCCCCGCCGAAAGGGCTGTCCACTGCCGCGAAAGCATGGTGGAAACGGTTGGCATCCGAGTACGGGATTGATGACGACGCCGGGCTTTTGCTGCTGCAAACCGGCCTTGAAGCGTTTGACCGGATGCGTGGCGCGCAAGAGGCCATCCAGCGCGACGGCATGACCGTGCTCGACCGCTTCGGCCAGCGCAAGGCCCATCCCTTGCTGCCCGCCGAGCGCGACGCCCGCGCCCAAATGCTCGCCGCGCTGCGGGCGCTGAATCTCGACGTCGAACCGCTCCACGACCGCCCCGGTCGCCCGGCAGGACGCTGA
- a CDS encoding phage major capsid protein, whose protein sequence is MSFNSGPRGRSFIRMKCAQFGGGSSPELTNSFAMARWPAEGFGISKAAQAALTSGDIGTAEAIEFLGAVREKSVLGGLVGTRPVALDKLLLKRTNGATGFWVGEALPVPLLKPVLAGSMLTAKKVAAIIATTTEAIRAESPAVEAGLQQDLETGCIGALDSAFLDASNAGSDSVPAAVTSGAPTIPATSDAAADLKALIAAFAGDMASAYLVTDPDTATGLAMVRGASGSFLFPDAGPRGGSILGIPLLVSRFSPRDTSGGQVALIDASGIALAMEGIELSQSENTSLVMADTPTSPAMIVSMFQTNTVALKAVIRANWENQRVGGVAVITGADW, encoded by the coding sequence ATGTCTTTCAATTCTGGCCCGCGTGGCCGTTCCTTCATCCGTATGAAGTGTGCGCAGTTCGGCGGCGGCAGTTCGCCGGAACTGACCAACAGCTTCGCGATGGCCCGCTGGCCCGCTGAAGGCTTCGGTATCAGCAAGGCCGCACAGGCCGCGCTCACGTCCGGCGACATTGGCACGGCGGAAGCTATCGAGTTTCTCGGCGCGGTGCGCGAGAAGTCCGTGCTCGGTGGCCTCGTCGGCACGCGCCCGGTCGCCTTGGACAAGCTGTTGCTGAAGCGCACGAACGGCGCCACGGGCTTTTGGGTCGGCGAGGCTTTGCCTGTGCCGCTGCTCAAGCCGGTGCTCGCCGGTTCCATGCTCACCGCGAAGAAGGTCGCCGCGATCATCGCCACCACCACCGAAGCGATCCGCGCCGAGTCACCCGCCGTCGAAGCCGGCTTGCAGCAAGACCTCGAAACCGGCTGCATCGGCGCGCTGGACTCCGCGTTCCTCGACGCCAGCAACGCGGGCAGCGATTCCGTTCCCGCAGCGGTCACGTCCGGCGCACCGACCATCCCCGCCACCAGCGACGCTGCCGCTGATCTCAAAGCGCTCATCGCCGCCTTCGCGGGCGACATGGCTTCCGCCTATCTCGTCACCGATCCCGACACCGCAACAGGGTTGGCGATGGTTCGCGGCGCGAGCGGCAGCTTCCTGTTCCCCGATGCTGGCCCGCGCGGCGGCTCCATCCTAGGCATCCCGCTGCTCGTCTCGCGGTTCAGCCCGCGCGACACGTCGGGCGGCCAGGTCGCGCTCATCGACGCTTCCGGTATCGCGCTGGCGATGGAAGGCATCGAGCTGTCGCAGTCCGAAAACACCAGCCTCGTGATGGCCGACACGCCCACGTCGCCGGCAATGATAGTGTCGATGTTCCAGACGAACACCGTGGCGCTGAAGGCGGTCATCCGCGCCAACTGGGAAAACCAGCGCGTCGGCGGTGTCGCGGTCATCACCGGAGCCGACTGGTGA